The following coding sequences lie in one Verrucomicrobiia bacterium genomic window:
- the pyrF gene encoding orotidine-5'-phosphate decarboxylase: MKNGDGKVGLNPREIVIPALDVSSAAEAWALMKELDGLVATYKVGCELFTAEGPELVRTAIGAGYGIFLDLKYHDKPMSVAAAVRNAAHLGVSMLTLHVQGGLDMLRAAVGARDEALGQNRHMCKLLGITELTSSLDGSDSLRLAMVAERCGLDGVVASGHEARVIRELCKTGLLIVSPGIRPEGHPLGDQKRVMTPLGALESGSDCLVIGDPIRNPRSGTRREALEAIHEEIAPILR; this comes from the coding sequence TTGAAAAACGGCGATGGGAAAGTAGGATTGAACCCGAGGGAGATTGTCATTCCTGCCTTGGATGTTTCTTCGGCGGCAGAGGCCTGGGCTCTCATGAAGGAGTTGGATGGCCTGGTTGCTACCTACAAGGTGGGATGTGAGCTTTTCACGGCCGAAGGACCGGAGTTGGTACGGACGGCCATTGGGGCTGGGTACGGCATCTTTCTTGACCTTAAGTACCACGACAAGCCAATGTCTGTGGCGGCAGCGGTCAGGAATGCTGCCCACCTTGGTGTGAGCATGTTGACCCTGCACGTGCAGGGTGGTCTAGATATGCTGCGGGCGGCGGTAGGGGCCAGGGATGAGGCACTGGGCCAGAACAGGCACATGTGCAAGCTGCTTGGCATTACTGAGCTGACTAGCAGCCTAGACGGCAGCGACTCCCTGCGTTTGGCAATGGTTGCAGAAAGGTGTGGGTTAGATGGCGTAGTGGCTTCTGGCCATGAAGCCAGGGTAATCCGAGAATTATGCAAGACTGGTTTGCTTATTGTGTCGCCAGGGATACGCCCCGAGGGCCATCCCTTAGGTGACCAAAAGCGGGTCATGACACCCCTTGGCGCGCTGGAATCTGGTTCGGACTGTTTGGTGATTGGGGACCCCATCCGCAATCCACGTTCCGGAACGCGGAGGGAAGCACTGGAGGCAATCCATGAGGAAATTGCCCCAATCCTTAGATAA